The Vitis riparia cultivar Riparia Gloire de Montpellier isolate 1030 chromosome 3, EGFV_Vit.rip_1.0, whole genome shotgun sequence genome segment CCTCGACTCCAATCTCTATCAAACATGGCAGCTCTCCTCCTTTTGATTTAACTAGGATCCTAGCCCACCAAAGATTCTCCATTCTTTCCGTCAGTGGATCCATAGCTACAAAACCACCGCACTCATCCCCCACTCTTCTCAAAATGGACGGGACCCAAAGCGATATTGGCAAACCCATGATTCTCACCCatactttgttttttattttcccttactCCAAGCACCCATATCTTGGATTCCATAACTCCAAACCTACCTAAATCCCACCCACCGACCTTTTCCCGGAGGTGAGAACTCTTTTGGCTTCTTCCACCAATTCGAATTCTAAAAGGGCCCGACCCTCTTCTAGCCATGCTAGACCAAGCTTTCTTTTCAACCCCCAAGAACTCACCATTAACCACCCCAACCTCTCCAGATTCTCACCTCCTACTACCCTAGGGTTCCATCTTCCAACTAAGAAATGCCCCAATCTACTCAAATTTCTATTGATTTCCTCTCCTTCTACCTCCACTCTAACCAAGGCCTATCCCTGTTCCCCCGTCTCTTTCCCATTTCAACTTGCAATCTTCCGAGTGTCGTCTCTTCCTTTTTGTTCTCCTTTTTGTCAAAGCTAGCGATCAGATCCTGTACGACCTCCGCCATAACTGACCATCCCCCCCTTTCCTCTCTACCTTTCGGGATACAAATGTTGTATCTCTTCTCCTCTACATCGACAACCCCTAATTGGATAAAATAACCCACCTTGTTGGTTTCGCGCACCATGGAATAACTTTTCCCCTTCTTCTTCCAACCTTTCTCCCATTTGtcttctttcccattcttaacACATTGATCTAACCCCTCCAAAAAGAACCTAACACTTGCTGGCCCCAGTCGGACCCATGACGAAACCCCTCTCTTGCTTTCCACAATGAAAAACAGGGTTTTACCTATTCTCTCTTCCACCTTGACTTCAAAAACCTTCGACTCTAGCCGAAAGCAATTTCCTTGTCGTTTCCTCCGCCTTCTCGCTCGGTTTTCTCCCTCGTCGCCATCATCCTCGCCCTCGCTCTTGCTTTCTCGCTCTCTCACCATCCAACAAAAGAGCAATTGAGAAAAATCCCTTGGCAAAGGTTTTCTTATATGTAGACCATTGATATTGTTCTCTTACATGAATAGTTGTGAAGATATTGcaaatatgtgttttttttttttctaaccgAGGAACCTTCTATGGTCAAGCTCGTAGGACTTTTCATAGGGATCCAAACCTCGGAGTACTAATCACCCTGTAACAACGGACACTtgataaatttaaagatttttcaTGGAGATCCAAACCTCAGAGTACTGATCACCTTGTAACAACGAGCACTTGGAAAATTCAAGATATCATCAGTGACATGATTTGAACCTAAAACCATGTGCCACTTAGGGAGATTATACTTTTCGGTCTTTGCCTTGACCAATTATGTTTACCTTGATGGGTCAACTATTGCAAATATGTGGGATCACTAAAATAGAtaacttaaacaaaaatcaacaaatgaACATGAATTTGGATTGCAAATTCATCGATTTGGTCTCATACTCATTTTCTAGGAATAAAACCTCAAGCTGAGTCCTGCCTACCACTCCTTTCTATTGCATCACTGTTACTTACACTACACTCTTTTGAATGTGCACCCAACCcacaatcaacaaaatttaataaattaatatatttaaataaaagatgaaaatttatatatttatatatagatattaaattttctataattatttttaatttaaattatatatcgTCATATTGATTGCGTTCAACCATTAGTCAAAGAAAGGCCCATTTTCAAAGTATGGTATTTTCGTAGGATTTTATTGTCGTTAAGTTCGACGATTTTTGCGTCCTGGGCTGACGGCCCATATTGACAGGAGATATTGTAAGTTTATAACCCTAAAGCAAAGAGGAACGAAGACGAAGCAGAAGATGGGAGTGGAGAAGGTGTTGTTGAGTGCAGGAACCGGTCCTAAGCCGGTACGCGGTCAGAACGTCACCGTCCACTGCACTGGATTCGGTTTTTCCCTTCTCTTGTCTCTCGTCTACTGTTGTTTGCTTGCTGAGAAAGTATTGATCGTGTTTAGTGTTGCTTGCTTTCTGATGAagtaaaatgtttttttctctATCTTTTTTAATGATTCAGAATCCATGAAATCACAATGTTCGTTCAATTGAGCATAAGAGGAAGACGAAGCTATTCCCCGATCGGCGAATCTGCTTCTGTTTCCTCATCAGACAAAAGTGTTTTGTTTAAagtaaatacataaaattaatattttgaattgcTGAAGAATGATCTAATTTGTTAAATAATACTATGGTTTCTAATGCATTTGGGAATTCAAAAGACGAGAGGtcagaaagaaaatgagaaagagcATGAAATAGGAGAAGAAGACATACTTTTCTCATAGAAGGGTTTGATTAACTTCTTGTTTTAAGTGCATTTGCCTTTTGATTAACTTCTTGCATCTTATGGGCGACCTTAAGGCATTAATGAATATCTTTTTATGAACCTTTTGTTCGGTTGGTTAGGAATCCCCTTAGGGAAGGGGAGACTACCCTTCTAATGGGAAGCAATATTCAGCAAGAATAGTTTAGtaattttagtatttaatagttttagttcaagtctgatttttatttgttagaattgattttagttgtttatttttgtctgatttttattgtttatcttttattaatatttctatttattttgctttataatatgataaataaaaagagttatATTCCTACTGGAAATAAAATCTTAGTCTTATTAGGAGAAGGAGTTCCACAAGTCTATATACACCTATGTTGTCTTTTAATTTTAGTGAAAAGAATTTATCGAGAATTTAGTAACCATATAGCTTCTTAAAGGTGTGATTTTGCCTTTCTTTGGTGTGATTACTTAGGAAACTTGGTGTGATTGTTAAGGATgtatattcttttcttttcttttcttttctttacacCTAGGTGCACTTGGTATGTGGGAATAAAAATGGTAATGGTGGTGAATCATAATACCATGTACAATAGAGAAATCAAAATCCTAGATAGAAggatatttattttcaataacaatGAATTTTTGACTCCTATTCCCATTATACAAAAACAATCCAAACACATTATTGAATGAGCATAGAATTGATTTTCCATTCCGTTTCTTTACTCTTATCCTTTAAAACGTGGCCTAAGTGTGATTGCTTAGAAATCCCTAGGGGTGCATTTGGtataaaattcattattatgGAAATCAAAACACACTCATttaaggattttgatttttttcttctacattGTATGCTAATTCACCTCCATTCTAGTTTTTACTCCATTTCCTATTCTTAGGTACTAAACATACTCTAGGTGTAATTGCCTAGGAATCTTGGTGTGATTGCCTaagattcttttttcttttgtcatcTTTGATCTTTTATCTCACTATACAGCAAAATAAGATCTTCTATAGTGCTAGAAATATAAAGATCCTGCATAACCTTGGTAGAGTTTTTTTGGGCTGTCCTTAAGATGAAGGCTTCatcttctcttttatttgttattttgtttttggagtAATCCACGTATACTTTCCTTGTACCTGGTTGCACCTCATTTCAGCTCTTTTGAAGTTAATTTTGACTTATCTAtcaaaaatgatgaaaaaagaaGGAGAATTCAGATAGATTACCCAATAAATTGAAGGCTTGAGGATAAGTCATCACAAATTTTAGATCTTGATGCATAGCATTCTGGCCATGCATTTTTAGACAAGTAAGTGTTCTTTGTAACTCTATAAAGAAATTCCTTTGAAGCTTCTCAATTTTTCTAGAAGTTGATCTAGGAATCAAACAAAGGGAGAGAAACTAATGAGAGAGCTAAGAGCTATTATGTAATCAAGACTCAATGCATAGCTCCTtcttgtaaggaaaaaaaaaagtttgtgtggagaaaaattgtatttatcattcatatttttaaagtatacaACCCTAGAATTACATgcaacaacaaaaaagaaagaataagaaaagaatTGGAAACTAccctattaaatatttatacaaataaagGATTATATACATAATTATAACTATAATATATAACTATGGAAGATTTACAGCTGTAATAATCTTCATATACAGTTGTGTATATAATTGTAATAATCTTCATGTATAGTTGTGTACATAGTTGTAATAATCTTCAATACTCCTTTTCAAGTTGGTGAAGAGATATTATCCATTCCCAACTTGATAATGATTTCTTGAAATTGGGAATTGATTGATCCTTTTGTTAAGACAACGACTAATTGACTTCTAATGGACACATATGGTGTGCAAATTAAGTCACTATCCAACTTTTTCTTAATAGAATGTTTGTTTACTTCCACATGTTTGGTTATGTGATGTCGCATTGGGTTATAATCTTGAGCCAAAGCAACTCATAGATTCCTTGGGCCATTGCACGAAACTCTGCTACTACACTAGATCTTTCAACAACATTTTGTCTCTTACTCCTCTAGGTTACCAAGTTCTCTCCAAGAGAAGTGCAATATCTTGTAGTAGActtctaattaataattgatctTACATAATCTGCATCAATATGAGCCTCCAATGATAGCTCAGTGcttttcttaaacaaaattcattttcttggaGTTGCTTTTAGGTAGTATAGGATTCTGTATACAACCTGTAGATGAACTTCCTTTAGGTTATGCATAAATTAACTCACTAGGCTAATTGCATAGGTTATGCTTGGTCACATATGTGAGAGATGGATCAACCTACCAACCGATCTCTGGTACATATACTTGTCTATGGCTGCATCCTCACTTGCTTCTCCAAGCTTGTGATTCAAATCAATAGGTTTGTTAGCTGGTTTACATCTTGTTTTTCCTATCTCTTGTAATAAGTCAAGAACATACTTCTGTGGGGAGACGAAAATTCTCTTTTTTGAGTGAACCACTTCAATTCCTAAGAAATACTTTAGTCTTCCAAGCTCCtgtatttcaaactcttttccTAAGCACAATTTCATTGCTTCTCTTTCTTCAAGATCATTTCCAATCACtattatatcatccacataaccTAGTTGGGCAGTTACTGCCATTGAGGTTGAGTGTTTAACAAAGAAGGTGTGATCATTGTGACTTTGTTTATAGCCAACATTTATCATGACTTTGGCAAGTCTTCCAAACCAATCTCACGGAGATTGTTTTAGTCCATACAAAACTTTCTTcaatttaaatacttttttttccttccaagtGCATATTAAAATcaggtggaagatccatataaatttcttctttgaacatttttcacatcaaactaTTGTAATTCCTATTAAAATTGGGCAGCTAAAGAGAGTAAAACTCTCATAGTGTTCATCTTGGCTACTGATGCGAAAGTTTCTTGGTAATCTACTCCATGTGTTTGAATATAGCCTTTGGCAATGAGCCTGGTTTTGTATATTTCCAGAGAACCGTCCACCTTGTACTTTACTATGAATTCCCACTTTTACCCCATTGGACTCTTCTCACTTGGTAACTCAACAACATCCCAAGTCCCATTCTTTTCAAGTGCTTCCATCTGAGCTCTCATGACTTGTTTCCACTCCTTGCCATTTGGTGCCTCAGATGAGGTCTTAGGTATGGACATGGTGTTTAGGCTGGTGAGAAATTTTTTAAGATGATGATTATCTTTCATAGGACAAAATGGGAAAGTGGATATAGAAGGTGTTGAGTACATGTTCTTGTGCCTTTTCTAATTGCAATGGGCAGATTTAGATCactaatatcaataaaatcaGGAGAAAATGCATCATTTATTTCATAGGAAGTGGTCGATTCTGACTCTTGGACTTGCACAAGTTCAGTGATGGTTGCTTTCTTCCTTGAGTAAACCAAAGTTGGCCTTGTAGAACTAGAAACTTGTTTCCTCGAAAGTGGACTTGTAGATTTAGGAATTTGTGAGTGCCTAGACACAAATGATTGTGATTGTGAGGCTTTAGACACAAATGGGGGCAAGTCAAGTAAGAACAAATCTCCTATATTTGTATTTTCCATGAATGATGTCTCTCCTTGGAGATAAGGATGATTGAAGTAGCTTTCATGTCCAACAAAGGATACATTGTAAGAGACATAAAATTGTCAAATGGGTAGATGATAAGCATTTGTAACCTTTTGAGTAGATGAATGCCCCACAAAAATGCACTTAATTACTCTTAGATCTAATTTCCCTCTGTTATGAGTGTGGATATGGATAAAAGAAATGCtacaaaaaacctttttttttttttttgataagaaacaTAAACGTCCAATGCTACAAAAACTACAAAAAACCTTTTGAACAAGATTGGTAGACATTGTAAAGTTTGGgaagtattttgaaaaaatttccatTGGTCTTTTGAACCTCCAAAAATCTAGATGACCACTGATTTATAAGATGAGCAGCAATGAGTATTGCTTTCCcttaatatgatttagaaacatttttctGAAACAAAAAAGCTCTTTTAATAGCAAGAAGAtgaccattttttctttcagcaaCCCCATTTTATTGGGGAGTAATGCAAGATGATTCATGGATAATACGTTCTTGTTGAAAATAAGGAAATAGGACTTGATTGAAGTAATCCTTTGTCTTATCAGGCCTAAACTTCTTAATTCCcacttcaaattgagttttgactattttgtgaaaattgggaAATACAACACTCAAATCcgatttttgtttaaaaagaaataaccaAGTTACTCGAACACAGTCATCAATAAATGAGGcaaaaaacttgaaatattagGAATTGTTGTAGGAACTCAAATATCATTGTGGACTAATGCAAAGGGATTGAAACTCTTTTGTTACTTATTGGAAAAGAAGCATGACGGTGCTTTGCAagttcacaaatatcacaatgtAATTTTTCTACATCAATTCCTTATAATAAAGGaaacataattttaagaatgccaaatgatggaTGTTTAAGACAATGATGATGAAGCCAAATCTTATCTTTTGTTGTGGATGGGATTTTAGAAAGGAATGGTAAGTGTACCTGGTTCTCAGTCTTATTTTGACCAAACAGTAGCTCAAGATAGCACAGCCCATTCTTTTCCCTAGCATGTCTAATCATCTTTCCCGTACCCATTCCTGAAATAGACAATGACAGGGATAAAAAATCGTATGACAATTCAATTCTTTGGTAAGTTAATGAATGGAAATAAGATTGGTGGAAAGCTTAGGTACATGTATCACATTCTTCAAAACTATGGATTTATTCAGGTGAACTTCCCCTTGACTAGCCATGATGGCTAGAGAGCCATCAGCGGTGGCTATTTTCCATTTCTAGGACATGGGCTATAGGTACTCAATTTTTGTGAGGAATGAGTCGTACGATCTATAGCTCCTGATTCGATGACCCAAGAGCTTAGGAAAGACATATCCGAGACAGTAAAAGTAAGAGAAGAGACTCATCTGACTGAGTGAGAGAGCAAGCACCACTAGGACTCTTAAGGGTTCCTAGGAGATTCTTTAATTTTTCGATTTCTTCCTTGTTAAGCTCAAAATGTTCATTGCCAATAGAATTCACCCTCTTGTAAAGGGTTTTCATTGATTTGAGAGTTGGTGAAGGGTGCCTGAGTTCTCTGTTGTCCACCTTTGAAACCTTAATGTCCACTCTTGAAATCTCAATCTTTACTCAAAGTTTAAGGCTTTCCATAGAGTTTCCAGCATCGGTCCCTTGTGTGTCTTGGCCTCTTGTAGTAGTTACACCAAATAGTGTCCTTGTTCATTGTTCTGGACAAGTCTGCCGTTGATAGAGATTCACGTTGTTGGACTTGTCAACAATCTCAAATATGGTGGGTAgaatttggaaataattttagagaaaaatatagCAGAGTGCCTTTGAATGACAATGAAGGCTGTTAAACTGGGTTtcaaaaaacagaggaaaaaggGTACTACAACTTAGTAATAaaggttaaaaagaaaaagtcccAAGGAGCCTAATTTAGCTCTAATGCCACGTGGAGAAGAATTATACCTctcattcatattttaaaagtatacaACCCCAGAATTATATACAatagcaaaaaagaaagaataaggaAAGAGTTGGAAACTACCATATTAAAGATCCCTACAAATCAGGGATTATATACACAAATTTACACAGCTGGATATTCACACAGttgtacacacacacacaactaTATATTACAGCTGTAATATACAACTTTGGAAGATTTACAGCTATGCATACAACTGTAATAATCTTCATTTGTAGCTGTGTATACAATTCGAATAATCTTTAACAAGCTGTAATAATCTTCAACAGTTTGTGCCTGTGCATTGGGCACGTATTAAAAGCAACTATGAGTTTCTCACATCATGACATATATTAAAAGGACAAACATGGTGAGGACATTGTAAGAAAAATAACACACTGGCTGCAAGGAATTTTTAATTTCGAGGACAAAGATGGCGAAAACAttgcaagaaaaataatttactgGCTCTAGGGAagttctaattttcaaattatattgcattcaaattagtttttagaaaataaaaacactgCAATTTGAGGTGGAAAGTAGTGTTCCAATTTTATTATGGTAGGATTGAAGTCAAATAAGTTGTGTATGAGGTGCTTTATGACTCTTTGTGTTCTTATAGTTGTTTGTATTCCTAGTGTTGAATTTAGGTCAATTtggaatgttttatttatttaacttatatcCTTCTTGATATACCAGCTATAGGGAAGAtctaatttcaaattatattgcatttataattagtttttagTAACTGCTTTAAGTTGATTACTTCAGGATTTAAGTTAAATAAGCAGTTGCATATGAGGTGCTTTACGTCTCATGTTTTCTTATTGTGATTTGTATTCCTACTGTGAAGTCTAGGTCAATTTGGAAAGgggtgtttttttttgtgtgtgcgCGCTTGCACGTGCACTCGCGCTTCTGTGTGCATGTGTTCTCCTGGAGCCTTTTGCAGTCTACTTAAGAAACTAGGGCTGATCTTTGTTTATTTAGAATGTATTTGGTCTAGGTCTTAAACTGAGGGCATTGAATGCTGTTCTCCTTGGGAGGTGTTCTGGTcatttaaaaatgtgttttcaagGATTAATACTCTCTCTTGGTCACTTTCTTTGGAGTCTTATTATTGCTAAGCcttctttgttccttttatGTTTAAAGTATACTTGGTCTATGCTATACTGATTATGTTTAAATTATAATCGTTGTCAAGTTACTGTAGTGTGACTTACCTTGATACTTCGGTTTATGTTCTATAAATAGTTACTTTCCATGTTTCTGCAGCCTGAAACTGGTTGAGTGACAAGTGTGAACTTTTCATGCTATTATAGCAGTGACTAAATGAGGGTTTTTATGTCTTTTGGAGTTAATTTACCAAGtctaaataaaagttttgattCATGGACTAGGGTTAATgataaatcaatgaaaatatttttgaggtTGGTTAAGGATTGATCAATGACCATTTTACTGCTTTGAAGCTCTTGGAAGGTGTTATTGCCTTATTTCTAAATGCGTGTAGGGAGCCGGAAGTGTGATTGACTATGTTTGTGCACATCCTTCTGTCTTGTTCTGCTCCTCTTATTGTCTTacccccccctctctctctctctgaaaaTTAACCGCTTACTATTTGCGATTCAAACCATTTGCCAAACCCCTTTAAGATTCATATTGAACCTTGgttcatttgaaaattatatggGCATCCCTAGGAGCTAAATAGCAAAACTTAAGTTACTTGACACTATATTGgtgtatgattatttttttctcctgtGTAAGTTGGGTTtaatatacattatttttttctacctAGAAAACCAATCCCATGACCAGCCCACAATTCATGGGTCAATGCATGATTTTGAACCTAAACCAAGACCAAGATTATCCCACAGTCCAATATCCAACtatatattattgatttttggtTGGGTGGTCCTTTTGTTGCATTtcagttttattattttgtgctgccctcatttttattattattattattgttgcaGGAAAAAATGGTGATCTTTCTCAGAAGTTTTGGAGGTGAGGATTGCCTTTTTATGCACTTCATATCCTTGAAATTTGTAAAAGTGGACAGTAAAGGCTCTCTCCATTGGCATTTCTTTTCTGATAGTTGTCTTTCTTGGTTTGCTGTTTTGTTTATATTAGCACAAAGGATCCTGGGCAGAAGCCTTTCACATTTAAAATTGGCCAAGGTTCTGTTATAAAAGGTTAGTCTTTATTTTGGTTGGTTTCTGCTAAGTTGGCGTCCATAATTATATTACAAAAGAGACTATGTACATGGGGATGCCTTTTCTGTTGGATATCATCCCTTTATCATGAATGTCATCTGGTTTCTGGCATGAGACAAGAACTCGATATTCCAAATTGGTTGATGGTAGTGTTtgttatattttactaaatatcaTTATGACTTTAAATTCCTCATGTTT includes the following:
- the LOC117911713 gene encoding peptidyl-prolyl cis-trans isomerase FKBP12, whose translation is MGVEKVLLSAGTGPKPVRGQNVTVHCTGFGKNGDLSQKFWSTKDPGQKPFTFKIGQGSVIKGWDEGVMGMQVGEVARLQCSPDYAYGPNGFPAWGIQPNSALVFEIEVLSLQ